The genomic DNA GACGAAACGGAGTATGCGCCGGCGGAACAAGGCGGTTTGGCGCAGGCCGCGTAGGAGGCCTCTTTCACGACGACGCGCGTTATCCCGCCCCGCCGGCCCGAAACCTGTCCGACCATTGTTGCGAGGACGACGCCCGCTTGGGGCCTGCTGCAAAGAAGCCACAAGCTAGGCCCGTGCAGGAGGGCCTTCTGTAGGAGCCGGCCTCATCGAGATGCACGGATAGCCCCCATGCACCCAGCCAACCGTTCACAAGGAGTGCTCCCGATGAACAGATCCGCTTTCACCCGGCCCCTTGCCCTTGTCACCGGCGCTTCCTCCGGCATCCGCCTGGAGGCGCACCGCTAAGCCCGGGCCCATGCCATGGACACACTTTTCAGCTCGGGAGTCGCCCTCGTGGACACGGTCCTCAAGAGCACCGGCGGCAGCGTCGTGGTCTGGAGCGCGGATCCGCAGGCCTACGGCAGCGATCACGAACGGGCCACGCGCAGCAATTTCGCGCAGCGGCTCGCGGCGCTGAAGCAGTTCCGCTACGCGGGCGAATACGACGCCTCGCGCGCGCACGAGAACACGCCGCTTTACTTCGTGCCGAGCGACACCATCGCCAGCACGCAGCTGGCGCGCTCGCTCGGCATCTCGACGCTGCACGACCTGTTCGGCGGCGTGGTTCCGCACCCCTTCGTCGCCACCAAGGCGATCACGCACCCGCTGGTGGGCAGGGCGGCGGTCTGCCCCGAAGGATGGGAGCCGGCCTTCGCCCCTGCCGTGTCGCAGGCGGTGCTCGGCGGCTTTTCGGCGTTCTCGCTCGAAGACGCGCGATGGGCCGGGCGCCACCTGCTGGAAAGCGGCGCGGTGCGCATCAAGCCGGTGTGCGCCACCGGCGGGCGTGGCCAGGCCGTGGCCGCCGATGCCGATGCCCTGGACCGCTGCCTCGCGGCCATGGACGAGGGCGAGATTGCGCTGCACGGCGTGGTGCTCGAAGAAAACCTCGCCACGCCGGAGACCTGCAGCGTCGGGCAGGTGCTGGTCGACCAGATGATCGTGAGCTACTTCGGCCGCCAGCGGATGACGCGCGACAACACCGGCCAGAACGTCTACGGCGGCTCCGACCTGACGCTCGTGCGCGGCAACTTCGATGCGCTGCTGGCCATGACCAGCCCGCCGCCCGCGCTTTGCCTGGCCATCGACCAGGCGCGGCGCTACCACCATGCGGTGATCGACTGCTACCCCGGTTTCTTTGCCTCCCGCGTGAACTACGACGTGGCGCAGGGGCTGGGCGCGGACGGCGCCTGGCGCTCGGGCGTGCTCGAGCAGTCGTGGCGCGTGGGCGGCGCCACCGGGGCCGAAATGGTCGCGCTCGAATGCTTCTGGCGCGACCCGGCGCTCGAGCGCGTGCGCATCTCCTGCTTCGAGGCGTATGGTGAGGCGCCGGCGATCCCGGCGGGCGCAACGGTGCACTATCGCGGCGTCGATTCGCAGATCGGGCCGCTCGCCAAATACGCATTGTTCCAGCCATATGACAGCGACACGACATAACTTCATAGACATATCCGTAGACGGCCAGCACATCGCCGGAACGCTGGTTGCCGCCTCCACGATGGTGCCCGGCGTTCTCCTGGTCCATGGCTGGGATGGCAGCCAGGAGCAGTACATCGCGCGCGCGCACGAGATTGCCGCGCTCGGCTGCGTCTGCCTCACCTTCGACCTGCGCGGCCATGCGCGCCATGCCTCATTGCGCCAGGAGGTCACGCGCGAGGACAACCTGCGCGACGTGCTCGCGGCCTACGACACGCTCATCAGCCATCCGACCGTCGACCCGCAGGCCATTGCCATCGTCGGCAGCAGCTACGGCGGCTATCTTGCGGCGCTGGTGAGCACCATGCGGCCGGTGCGCTGGCTCGCGCTGCGGGCGCCGGCGCTCTACCGCGACCGCGAGTGGCTCGCGCCCAAGGGCCAGCTGAGCAGGCCCGACCTCGTGGCCTACCGCCGCACCCTGGTGGGCCCGCGTGACAACCGGGCGCTCGCGGCCTGCGAGGCATTCACGGGCGACGTGCTGATCGTGGAATCGGAGCACGACCAGATCGTGCCGCACCCGGTCATCGAAAACTACCTGGGTGCCTTCAAGCGCGTGCGCTCCGCGACCTACCGGGTCCTCTCCGGTGCCGACCATGCACTGTCGAAGCAGGCGCACCGCCAGGCCTATGGACAACTCCTGGTCTCCTGGATGACGGAAATGACGCTGGGTGCTAGGGCGACCGGCACCATGACGCGGCCCGTTTCCGCGAGTCCCGCATAGAAAGACAGGTTTCCCATGCAGACCCTCGCCCTGACCCTGAGCGAAAGACAACGCTCGACGCTGCGGACCGGCCTCGTCGCGGGAACGCTTGCAAGCATTGCCTCCACCGCCGCGCTGATGCTGTGCGGCCGGCGCGAGGCCGGCAGCATGGTGGCGCCGACCAACGCCACCAGCCACTGGCTCTGGGGCGACCAGGCCTTCGATGTGCGCGGCCCCACGCTGAAGCACACCGCGCTGGGCTACGCCACGCACCATGCGAGCGCCATCTTCTGGGCGCTGATCTATGGCTGGCTGCATGCCAGCCGGCATCCCGCGCAGTCGGCCCCCGCGGCGCTCGCGAGCGCCGGCGCCGCCACTGCGCTGGCCTGCGCGGTGGACTACACGATCACTCCGCACCGGCTCAGGCCGGGCTTCGAACACCACCTGTCCAAAGGCTCGCTGGGGCTGGTCTACGGACTCTTCGCCGTGGGCCTGGCGGCCGGATGCCTGCTGGCCCAGCGCCGTACCGCGCACGAGTAGTGCGCCTTGCTACGCGCACTCAGGGAGCTTTCCTACGCCGCCGCGCCGGCGGCCCTTTCATCGTTCGGCTTCCATCAACCCAACCGGAGCCCACGATGCCCAACTCCACCAAGCGCGCAGCACCCGATGCATGCAGCCTTCTCGATACCGACCACCGCAACGTCAAGAAGATGTTCAAGGAGTACGAGGAACTGACCCATTCGCGCGCTGCCGACGTGCAGCAGAAGAAGCGCGAACTCGCCAGCCAGATCTGTACCGAGCTGACCGTTCATGCGCAGATCGAGGAAGAAATCTTCTACCCGGCCGTGCGCGAGGCGATCAGCGAAACCGATCTTCTCGACGAAGCCGAGGTCGAGCACGCCAGCGCCAAGGAACTGATCGCGCAGATCGAGGCCGCCACCGAGGTGGACGACAAGTTCGATGCCAAGGTCATCGTGCTGGGCGAATACATCGACCACCATGTGAAGGAAGAGCGCAACGAGATCTTCGTCAAGGCACGCGCCGCCCGGGGACTCGACCTGGTGGCCATGCGCGAGCAGCTCGCCGCGCGCAAGGAAGAGCTGATGGAAGAACTCACCGCAGCGGCCTGACTGCACGCAGCCCGCGACACGTGCTTCCAGCTTGAGTCCGCCATCGAGGCTTTCGTCGCCAGCCTGCCTTTGCAGATGATGGAGAAGTTTTCCGCCCGGGGCCATGGTAGAAACCGGCCACCCCCGCGCATGTTGCGCATTGCATCGCACCGATGGCCGAAGACTTCTCCTTCAATCCACGACATTCCGTGCCGCCGGCCGGCCCTGGCCTCTGGCGTGCGTCCTGGCTGCTGCTGCTCGGCCTGGCCCTGCTGTTGCTGGGCGGTTGCGCGGGGCTGCCGGCCGGGGTGGAGCGCAAGCCTTCGGTGGCCATCGCGGACGGGGCCGACACCATGCTGGGCCGCCTGGTGGCGGCGGCTTCGCCGCCGGGGCAGGGACTGAGCGGTTTCCGGCTGCTGCCGATGCCGCAGTATTCGCTGCATGCGCGCGTCGAGCTCGCGCGCCGCGCCCAGCGCTCGATCGACGTGCAGTACTACCTGGTGCAGAACGACGAAACCGGCCGCTACCTGCTGCGCACGCTGCGCGACGCGGCCGAGCGCGGCGTGCGCGTGCGCCTGCTGGTGGACGACCTCTACACCGCGGGCGCCGATCCGCTGTTCGCGGGCTTCGCGGCGCATCCGAACGTGGAGGTGCGCTTCTTCAATCCGTTTCCGGCCGGCCGCGGCCTGCTGGGCACGCGCTGGGCGGCATCGCTGCTCGACTTCGACCGCGTGCACCGCCGCATGCACAACAAGCTCTTCGTGGTGGACAACTCGATGGCGGTCATGGGCGGGCGCAACATCGCCAACGAATACTTCCTGCGCGATGGCGGCTCCAACTTCATCGACATCGATACGCTGGTGGCCGGCACGGTCGTGCCGCGGCTGTCGTCGCTGTTCGACATGTACTGGAACAGCCCGTACGTCTATCCGATCGAGTCGCTGGTCTCCAATGGCGGGGCCACGCCGCAGCAGCTGCGCGAGCGCTTCGAGCAGATGACCGCCGGACCGGACACGCTGCATCCCGATCCGCTGACCTCCACCGACCTGCTGGGCAACAACGCGCTCGGCAAGGACCTGGGCGAGGGCGCACTGTCGCTCGTCTGGGCGCGCGCCGAAGCCTATGCCGACGCGCCCGCCAAGGCACTGGGACCCCCGGAAGCCCGCGGACTGCCGGCCGACGAATCGACCGACAGCGTGCTCTACAACGTGCGGCGCTACCTGCGCGGCGCGCAACAGGAGATCCTGCAGACCACGCCCTACCTGATTCCGGGCCGCGGCGGCATGGAGACGATCCGCCTCGTGCGGCAGCGCGGCGTGAGCTACACCATCGTCACCAATTCGCTGGCCGCCACCGACGAATCGCTGGTGCACATCGGCTACCGCCGCTACCGGCCCGAGATGCTGGGCCTGGGCGTGGAGCTCTACGAGCTGAGTCCCAAGCGCGTCGAGCAGACCAGGCGCTTCGGCATCTACGGCTCCGCGAGCGGACGGCTGCATGGAAAGTCGGCCGTGGTCGACCGCAGCATGGTGTTCATCGGCTCGATGAATTTCGATCCGCGCTCGATGCTGCACAACACCGAGATCGGCCTGTTCATCTTCAGCCCGCAGATTGCCCAGCAGCTCACCAGCCTGATCGGCTTCATCCGGCTGGACGGTGCCTACCAGCTGCAGCTGGGGCCGCGCGGCGGCATCGAATGGGTGAGCCCGGCGACGGGCGACGGCGCCGACACCATCCTGCATGTGGAGCCGGAAACGGATTTCTGGTCGCGCTGGAAGCTGGAGCTATTCGCGCCGCTGGTGCCCGAGAGCCTGCTGTAGGCCGCGCGTCGGCGGCCCGTGCAGGTGCTATTGCTGCAGGCGACCGCTCAAATAGGGCTCGGGGTCGACGGCGGTGCCGTTCTTGCGGATCTCGAAATGCAGCTTCACGCGGTCGGCTTCGCTCTTGCCCATTTCGGCGATCTTCTGGCCTTGCCGGACCACCGCGTTTTCCTTCACGAGGATGGTCTGCGCATGGGCGTAGGCGGTAAGAAAAGTCTCGTTGTGCTTGATGATGACCATGTTGCCGTAGCTGCGCAGCTCGCCGCCCACGTACACCACGCGGCCGTCCGCCGAGGCCACGATGGGGTCGCCCAGGTTGCCGGCAATGTCGAGCCCCTTGTTGCGCACGCCGTCGAAGCGGGCAATGGTGGTGCCGGCGGCGGGCCGGATGAACATGGCCTGGGGCTGCTGCACGGGCGGCGGAATGGTCACGCCGGGCCGCGCCGGCGGCTGCGGCGTGGTGCAGGCGGCCAGGCCGGCGGCCAGCAGAAGCGCGGCGCCGGTACGAAAGGCAAAAGTCTGGAGGTGCATGGCTCTTTTGGAACGAATTCGTTGCTGAGGGTTCCCGCGGTCGGCGCGCCGGGCGAGCCACCTAGGGCCTGTTCACACTACTAACGGAGATCGCGTTGTTCGGCAAAGGGGCGGGCTGCAAGGCGCCTGTGCGCAGCAAGGCTCACGCCTTGCAAGCGCAGGCAACGCCGCAGACGGCCCCTTTGCCGAACAACCCGAAGGGAAGGCATGCCAAAGCGGCCAACTCCGCGTTGCACTTCTTGCGTGTGCCGACGCACACGCGGCGGCGTGCGCCTTGATTTGTCCGCTTTGGCATGCCTTCGCGACTCCGTTAGTAGTGTGAACAGGCCCTGCCCATGCTAGCAAACTCGGCCGGACCCGGATCTACTTGAGCGGGATCGGCGTGCCGCGGTCGATCGGCACCGCCGTCACGCTGTTCTTCGGCGAACCTTCGATCAGCAGGTCGGAGTACGTGAGATAGACCAGCGTGTTGCGCCTGGCGTCGACCATGCGCACCACGCGCAGCCGCTTGAACAGGATCGACAGCCGCTCGCTGTAGACCTCTTCCCGCTTGGGCAGGGGCTGCGCGATGCTGACCGGCCCGACCTGGCGGCAGGCAATGGAGGCTTCGGACTTGTCTTCCGCAACACCGAAAGCGCCGGCCAGCCCGCCCGTCTTGGCGCGCGAGACGTAGCAGGTCACGCCATTCACCTTGGGGTCGTCGTAGGCCTCGACCACGATCTTGTGGTCAGGGCCGATGAGCTTGAACGCGGTGTCCACGTCGCCCACCGTTTCCGCATGCGAGGCCGAGGCCAGCGCAAGGCCCAGCAGCGCGATGCCGCATGCGAAGGCGCCGCGAAGGAGGAGGGGAGCGCGGGGGGCCTGGGTCATGGGTGTTGTTTCAA from Variovorax sp. V93 includes the following:
- a CDS encoding DUF3182 family protein, translating into MDTVLKSTGGSVVVWSADPQAYGSDHERATRSNFAQRLAALKQFRYAGEYDASRAHENTPLYFVPSDTIASTQLARSLGISTLHDLFGGVVPHPFVATKAITHPLVGRAAVCPEGWEPAFAPAVSQAVLGGFSAFSLEDARWAGRHLLESGAVRIKPVCATGGRGQAVAADADALDRCLAAMDEGEIALHGVVLEENLATPETCSVGQVLVDQMIVSYFGRQRMTRDNTGQNVYGGSDLTLVRGNFDALLAMTSPPPALCLAIDQARRYHHAVIDCYPGFFASRVNYDVAQGLGADGAWRSGVLEQSWRVGGATGAEMVALECFWRDPALERVRISCFEAYGEAPAIPAGATVHYRGVDSQIGPLAKYALFQPYDSDTT
- a CDS encoding S9 family peptidase, whose protein sequence is MTATRHNFIDISVDGQHIAGTLVAASTMVPGVLLVHGWDGSQEQYIARAHEIAALGCVCLTFDLRGHARHASLRQEVTREDNLRDVLAAYDTLISHPTVDPQAIAIVGSSYGGYLAALVSTMRPVRWLALRAPALYRDREWLAPKGQLSRPDLVAYRRTLVGPRDNRALAACEAFTGDVLIVESEHDQIVPHPVIENYLGAFKRVRSATYRVLSGADHALSKQAHRQAYGQLLVSWMTEMTLGARATGTMTRPVSASPA
- a CDS encoding hemerythrin domain-containing protein, which translates into the protein MPNSTKRAAPDACSLLDTDHRNVKKMFKEYEELTHSRAADVQQKKRELASQICTELTVHAQIEEEIFYPAVREAISETDLLDEAEVEHASAKELIAQIEAATEVDDKFDAKVIVLGEYIDHHVKEERNEIFVKARAARGLDLVAMREQLAARKEELMEELTAAA
- a CDS encoding phospholipase D family protein translates to MAEDFSFNPRHSVPPAGPGLWRASWLLLLGLALLLLGGCAGLPAGVERKPSVAIADGADTMLGRLVAAASPPGQGLSGFRLLPMPQYSLHARVELARRAQRSIDVQYYLVQNDETGRYLLRTLRDAAERGVRVRLLVDDLYTAGADPLFAGFAAHPNVEVRFFNPFPAGRGLLGTRWAASLLDFDRVHRRMHNKLFVVDNSMAVMGGRNIANEYFLRDGGSNFIDIDTLVAGTVVPRLSSLFDMYWNSPYVYPIESLVSNGGATPQQLRERFEQMTAGPDTLHPDPLTSTDLLGNNALGKDLGEGALSLVWARAEAYADAPAKALGPPEARGLPADESTDSVLYNVRRYLRGAQQEILQTTPYLIPGRGGMETIRLVRQRGVSYTIVTNSLAATDESLVHIGYRRYRPEMLGLGVELYELSPKRVEQTRRFGIYGSASGRLHGKSAVVDRSMVFIGSMNFDPRSMLHNTEIGLFIFSPQIAQQLTSLIGFIRLDGAYQLQLGPRGGIEWVSPATGDGADTILHVEPETDFWSRWKLELFAPLVPESLL
- a CDS encoding murein hydrolase activator EnvC, with translation MHLQTFAFRTGAALLLAAGLAACTTPQPPARPGVTIPPPVQQPQAMFIRPAAGTTIARFDGVRNKGLDIAGNLGDPIVASADGRVVYVGGELRSYGNMVIIKHNETFLTAYAHAQTILVKENAVVRQGQKIAEMGKSEADRVKLHFEIRKNGTAVDPEPYLSGRLQQ
- a CDS encoding CreA family protein — protein: MTQAPRAPLLLRGAFACGIALLGLALASASHAETVGDVDTAFKLIGPDHKIVVEAYDDPKVNGVTCYVSRAKTGGLAGAFGVAEDKSEASIACRQVGPVSIAQPLPKREEVYSERLSILFKRLRVVRMVDARRNTLVYLTYSDLLIEGSPKNSVTAVPIDRGTPIPLK